The DNA sequence AGTTAAACGGTTCGACTATTATTAATACCTGGATTGTTCTTTTTGTTCTTATAACTCTCCTTATTCTCGTTCGGATTTTCATCGAAAAAAGTGCAATTTTAGCGCATCTTGTAAAAAAAGCGGTACAAAGCCTTATCGATTTGATTGAACAGAATATGGGAAGATTTGTTTATTCCCATTTTTTGATGGTCGCCGCACTTTTTCTCTTCATTCTTGGATGCAATTGGGTGATTCTGCTGCCATGGACAAAAGAGCCTACAACCGATATAAATACAACCCTTGCCCTCGCCGTGATAGCATTTTTCTACAAAGAAATCGCCTGCATACGGGCGCGTGGATGGTGGGGTTACTTAGAAGAATTTTTAGAACCGTTTTTCATTATGGCACCGATTAACGTTATCGGACATTTTTCAAAAATTATTTCTCTTTCGTTTCGCCTTTTTGGTAATATTTTTGGCAGCTCAATTATCATGGATTTGTATACGCACGTTATTTCCACATTTTGGGTGACGGAATTACTTGGCCTTCTTTCGGGCCTTAATATCGTTGTTGTTCTTTTTTTTGGGCTCTTTGAAGGGCTTATTCAAGCATTTGTTTTCGCAATGCTTACCCTTACGTATATTGGTTTAGCGGTGCAAAAAGATCATCACGGCGAAAGTAACTAATGTTTAATCCGTCAATTGTACATTATTCGAGCTTAGCCAGCGTTATTGCACTCACCAGCTTGGGAGCAAGTTTGGGAGGTGCACGCGCAAGCAAGGCGGCAGTCGAAGCGATAAATATCCAACCAGCATCAAAAGCAGAGATAACAAAAGTTACGGTTGTTGGGCTTGCATTAATCGAAACTGCTGCAATTTTGGCACTCATTTTAATTTTGCTTTTATTATTTAAAATTAAAGGATTGCCAACTCCCGCAATGGCCTATGCTGAACTTGGCATCGCTGCTGGAATGGGAATAACAGGATTTATAAGCGGATTAGTGTCCGCTGCACCAGTTGTACAAACATGCTTTGCAATTGCTCGCCAACCTTTTTTTTCGCAACAGTTAATGAATCTGATGATCATCACCCAAACAATTATTCAAACGCCGTTGATTTTTGTATTTCTTATTTCACTTTTCGTAACGCTTCAATGCACACCCGAACTTGCACTTAAATCAGGAATTATTTTAATGTCGGCCGGCATTTGTATGGGGCTTGGATCACTTGGCCCATCAATTGGCTTGGGAAGATTTGCTGAAACTGCATGCAGAAGCGTCGGCATCAATAAAAAAGCATATAGCTATATTTTACCATTCACGCTCATGAGCGGTGCGTTTATCGAAACGCCCCTTATTTTTGCTTTTCTGGTTTCTCTCATTCTACTGGGAAACATTTCAAGCACCGATGCTTTTATTGGAATCCGTTCTATTTGTGCAGCACTTTGCATCGGCGTTGGCACATTCATGCCAGGCATAAGTTCCAGTAAAACAGCAAGTGCCGCGTGCGAACAAATGGCGCTCAATCAAACAAGTTATTCACGTGTTTCTCAAGTAAGCATGTTCGCTCAAGGAATAATCGACGCTGCTGCCGTCTACGCTTTACTGACCGCCCTGTTTATAGTATTTCTTAAATAAGTAGCCCCACAGACCGCTACGCGGTCGTTTGTAGGGGCCCCAGAATGGTTCGATACATTTTGCTCATAATATTCGCAAAACACTCACCATAAGCGGCTATATTTCTTTCTCCCTGTGCTTAAGTAAACACTTTAGTGTTTGCAGCAATGGAATCAGTTTTATGCTTTTCGAGTGAAATGAGAAAAGGAAAAAAAGTATGAAGAAAAAAGAACTGCAAATATTGTATATCATTACAAAGCTTGAATTGGGCGGCGCGCAGAAAGTGTGCTTAGCTCTTTTAAATGGAACACAAGAACAGGGGCACACGAGTTTTTTAATTGCAGGCGATGGCGGCATTTTATCTCAATCGGTATCGCATAACAAAAATGTTTTTTTATTAAACTCACTAAAACGAGAAGCGAATTTCTCATCGATTTTGGCAGAATTGAAAGCATTTAAAGACCTTGTCGCACAGATTAAAAAAATCAGAAAAGATTTTCCGCACCTGATTGTACACACGCACAGCACGAAGGCTGGCATCATAGGCAGATGGGCAGCTTTTTTTGCCGGTGTTTCTCAGCGCGTTCATACCATTCATGGTTTTGCATTTCATGATCATCAATCGTGGCCACTTTGGCTTTCAATTTATATGGTTGAGCTTCTGACAAGTTTTATTACAACTCATTATGTTTGCGTTTCTTCATACGACGTGCGAAAAGCTATTAAATTATTTCCGCGCTTTGCAAAAAAACATTCAATTATTCGCGCCGCCGTTGACCCTGAACCCTTTTTTAATGCCGCACGAAAAACAACGTTAGAAAACAATACTGATCTATTCGTTTTTGGCACCGTATCATGCTTTAAGAAACAAAAAAATCTTTTTGATATGCTTCAAGCATTCTCTTTGGCGCATCAAAAAAACAATTTATTGCGTCTTGAGATTATTGGAGATGGTGCATTGCGCCCCGCTCTTGAGGCATGGATTGC is a window from the Candidatus Babeliales bacterium genome containing:
- the atpB gene encoding F0F1 ATP synthase subunit A, with translation MEAFENGQSLWNPLGWLGIENDLLKLNGSTIINTWIVLFVLITLLILVRIFIEKSAILAHLVKKAVQSLIDLIEQNMGRFVYSHFLMVAALFLFILGCNWVILLPWTKEPTTDINTTLALAVIAFFYKEIACIRARGWWGYLEEFLEPFFIMAPINVIGHFSKIISLSFRLFGNIFGSSIIMDLYTHVISTFWVTELLGLLSGLNIVVVLFFGLFEGLIQAFVFAMLTLTYIGLAVQKDHHGESN
- a CDS encoding glycosyltransferase → MKKKELQILYIITKLELGGAQKVCLALLNGTQEQGHTSFLIAGDGGILSQSVSHNKNVFLLNSLKREANFSSILAELKAFKDLVAQIKKIRKDFPHLIVHTHSTKAGIIGRWAAFFAGVSQRVHTIHGFAFHDHQSWPLWLSIYMVELLTSFITTHYVCVSSYDVRKAIKLFPRFAKKHSIIRAAVDPEPFFNAARKTTLENNTDLFVFGTVSCFKKQKNLFDMLQAFSLAHQKNNLLRLEIIGDGALRPALEAWIAHRNLQEVVILHGWQENVAPIMATWNAFILSSLWEGLPCAIVEARLLKLPVLAYDTGGIHDVIFNGENGLLYKPKHWQELAQGMMDISNNQLLYKKLSHYKDDLSLFDQNVMINQHLQLYRSF